A single genomic interval of Daucus carota subsp. sativus chromosome 1, DH1 v3.0, whole genome shotgun sequence harbors:
- the LOC108204347 gene encoding G-type lectin S-receptor-like serine/threonine-protein kinase At4g27290 isoform X2, whose amino-acid sequence MKIGWDLERGLERSLVSWKSTDDPSVGDFTQRVSRIGYPQMLVSKHSVVQFRFGPFDGIQFSGVTYTRQELDFQLSLVRDDREIYSSFGINGNSDPVVRYMLLSDGSIQVLSWDDESKKWEDYLSVQRDACDQYAVCGAYGNCNNTKLRDEADCGCLGGYVPKSPEKWKLSDWSDGCVPRTQFDCRNGTDIFVEYSAMKLPDTRTAWFNQTMGLVDCKKECLKNCSCTAYSNIDIRQGGTGCLLWFNELLDIRDFKDTGLKFYVRTSSLNTEANRSSTEKKGGSSIVIIIAVLVVVAVLLVLIVIFLCRRRNIRRRKRRRRGRLALNPQTETGNDNESKDLELPLFDFQTIANATNNFSLNNKLGEGGFGPVYKGILGHEQEIAVKRLSKTSRQGLDEFKNEVSCIAKLQHRNLVRLLGCCIEHNEMMLIYEYMPNKSLDTFIFDKELSKVLDWPQRYNIIKGIAKGLLYLHQDSRLRIIHRDLKTSNVLLDHEMSPKISDFGLARTFGGNETGVNTAKVVGTYGYMSPEYAIDGFFSVKSDAYSFGVVVLEIVSGNKIRGFYNADNNLNLLGQAWKVYKEGNILDLVDEAFKESCNNSEVSRAVQIGLLCVQPYPKDRPNMRFVVSMLGNDNELPQPKQQPGVFHDRRMQDSDTSSSMQGSSTSNELSITVLNPR is encoded by the exons ATGAAAATTGGATGGGACTTGGAGAGAGGACTAGAAAGATCTTTGGTGTCGTGGAAAAGTACTGATGATCCTTCTGTAGGTGATTTTACACAGAGGGTAAGTAGAATTGGTTACCCTCAGATGCTTGTGTCGAAACATTCAGTTGTGCAGTTCAGATTTGGACCATTTGATGGGATTCAGTTCAGTGGTGTTACCTATACCAGACAAGAATTGGATTTTCAGTTGTCACTGGTTCGTGATGACAGGGAAATTTATTCGAGTTTTGGGATTAATGGGAATTCTGATCCTGTAGTGAGGTATATGTTGCTTTCTGATGGATCGATACAAGTTCTGTCTTGGGATGATGAGAGCAAAAAATGGGAGGATTATTTGAGTGTTCAGAGGGATGCTTGTGATCAGTATGCAGTCTGTGGTGCCTATGGTAATTGTAACAATACGAAATTGAGAGATGAGGCAGATTGTGGATGTTTAGGGGGGTATGTTCCGAAATCTCCAGAAAAATGGAAATTATCAGATTGGTCTGATGGATGTGTTCCAAGAACTCAATTTGATTGTAGAAATGGAACAGATATATTTGTTGAGTATTCAGCTATGAAATTGCCAGACACTCGGACCGCTTGGTTTAACCAGACTATGGGGCTTGTTGATTGTAAAAAGGAGTGCTTAAAAAACTGCTCTTGTACAGCTTACTCAAACATAGATATTAGACAAGGTGGAACTGGCTGCTTATTATGGTTCAATGAACTTCTTGATATCAGAGATTTTAAGGACACTGGACTTAAATTCTATGTAAGAACTTCTTCGTTAAATACAG AGGCAAATAGAAGTTCAACAGAAAAGAAGGGAGGAAGCAGCATTGTTATAATCATTGCTGTGTTGGTAGTGGTGGCAGTACTACTAGTCCTGATTGTGATTTTCCTCTGCAGAAGGAGGAATATCCGTAGAAGGAAGAGAAGGAGGCGAG GAAGATTAGCATTGAATCCACAAACTGAAACCGGGAATGACAATGAGAGCAAAGATCTGGAGTTACCATTGTTTGATTTCCAAACCATTGCTAATGCTACAAACAACTTTTCCTTGAACAATAAGCTGGGCGAGGGTGGTTTTGGGCCTGTCTACAAG GGTATTTTGGGCCACGAACAAGAAATAGCAGTCAAAAGACTTTCAAAGACATCCAGACAAGGGCTGGATGAGTTCAAGAACGAGGTTTCATGCATAGCAAAACTGCAGCACCGAAATCTTGTGAGACTTCTGGGATGCTGCATTGAGCACAATGAAATGATGTTGATATATGAGTACATGCCAAACAAGAGTTTAgatacattcattttcg ACAAAGAATTAAGCAAGGTACTTGATTGGCCCCAGCGCTACAACATTATAAAAGGCATCGCTAAGGGCCTTTTATATCTTCACCAAGACTCTAGGCTAAGAATCATACACAGAGATCTCAAAACCAGCAATGTTTTACTTGATCATGAAATGAGTccgaaaatttcagattttggcTTGGCAAGAACTTTTGGAGGGAATGAAACCGGAGTAAATACAGCGAAAGTAGTTGGCACATA CGGCTACATGTCACCAGAGTACGCCATTGATGGGTTTTTCTCAGTTAAATCAGACGCTTATAGCTTTGGTGTCGTCGTGCTAGAAATAGTAAGTGGAAACAAAATCAGAGGCTTCTACAATGCAGATAACAATCTCAATCTTCTTGGTCAG GCATGGAAAGTGTACAAAGAAGGCAACATTCTGGACCTAGTTGATGAGGCATTCAAGGAATCATGCAATAATTCAGAAGTTTCGCGAGCTGTACAAATCGGGTTATTATGTGTGCAACCATACCCGAAAGACAGACCGAATATGAGATTTGTTGTGTCCATGCTAGGCAATGACAATGAGCTGCCACAGCCAAAACAACAACCTGGTGTTTTTCATGACAGGAGGATGCAAGACTCTGATACTTCATCGAGTATGCAGGGATCTTCTACATCTAATGAATTGTCCATAACAGTTCTTAATCCTAGATAG
- the LOC108204347 gene encoding G-type lectin S-receptor-like serine/threonine-protein kinase At4g27290 isoform X1, with protein sequence MNEAMVMISCTSCIFFLFSGFVFFITFISVADAADTLTGNQALVDDGKSSIESSGGVFELGFFSPGKSTNRYVGIWYKKISIRTVIWTANRQAPILDSNSGVLRIRNARLEISDGADVIWSSNSSSSDSNNASVIVQLLDSGNLVISNGNASRFIWQSFDFPNDNLLQGMKIGWDLERGLERSLVSWKSTDDPSVGDFTQRVSRIGYPQMLVSKHSVVQFRFGPFDGIQFSGVTYTRQELDFQLSLVRDDREIYSSFGINGNSDPVVRYMLLSDGSIQVLSWDDESKKWEDYLSVQRDACDQYAVCGAYGNCNNTKLRDEADCGCLGGYVPKSPEKWKLSDWSDGCVPRTQFDCRNGTDIFVEYSAMKLPDTRTAWFNQTMGLVDCKKECLKNCSCTAYSNIDIRQGGTGCLLWFNELLDIRDFKDTGLKFYVRTSSLNTEANRSSTEKKGGSSIVIIIAVLVVVAVLLVLIVIFLCRRRNIRRRKRRRRGRLALNPQTETGNDNESKDLELPLFDFQTIANATNNFSLNNKLGEGGFGPVYKGILGHEQEIAVKRLSKTSRQGLDEFKNEVSCIAKLQHRNLVRLLGCCIEHNEMMLIYEYMPNKSLDTFIFDKELSKVLDWPQRYNIIKGIAKGLLYLHQDSRLRIIHRDLKTSNVLLDHEMSPKISDFGLARTFGGNETGVNTAKVVGTYGYMSPEYAIDGFFSVKSDAYSFGVVVLEIVSGNKIRGFYNADNNLNLLGQAWKVYKEGNILDLVDEAFKESCNNSEVSRAVQIGLLCVQPYPKDRPNMRFVVSMLGNDNELPQPKQQPGVFHDRRMQDSDTSSSMQGSSTSNELSITVLNPR encoded by the exons atgaacGAAGCAATGGTAATGATAAGTTGCACTAGCtgcatttttttcctttttagtGGTTTCGTATTCTTCATCACCTTTATTTCTGTAGCAGATGCAGCAGACACCTTGACTGGGAATCAAGCCCTTGTGGATGATGGAAAGAGCAGCATTGAATCCTCTGGTGGGGTTTTTGAGCTGGGATTCTTCAGCCCCGGAAAGTCCACGAATCGATACGTGGGGATTTGGTACAAGAAGATATCAATTAGGACTGTGATATGGACTGCTAATAGACAGGCTCCAATTCTTGATAGTAATTCAGGAGTTTTGAGGATTAGGAATGCAAGATTAGAGATTTCTGATGGTGCTGATGTCATTTGGTCATCCAATTCTTCGTCGTCCGATAGTAATAATGCTTCTGTGATTGTTCAGCTTTTGGATTCAGGCAATTTGGTGATCAGCAATGGGAATGCCAGTAGGTTCATTTGGCAGAGTTTTGATTTTCCTAATGACAATCTTCTGCAAGGAATGAAAATTGGATGGGACTTGGAGAGAGGACTAGAAAGATCTTTGGTGTCGTGGAAAAGTACTGATGATCCTTCTGTAGGTGATTTTACACAGAGGGTAAGTAGAATTGGTTACCCTCAGATGCTTGTGTCGAAACATTCAGTTGTGCAGTTCAGATTTGGACCATTTGATGGGATTCAGTTCAGTGGTGTTACCTATACCAGACAAGAATTGGATTTTCAGTTGTCACTGGTTCGTGATGACAGGGAAATTTATTCGAGTTTTGGGATTAATGGGAATTCTGATCCTGTAGTGAGGTATATGTTGCTTTCTGATGGATCGATACAAGTTCTGTCTTGGGATGATGAGAGCAAAAAATGGGAGGATTATTTGAGTGTTCAGAGGGATGCTTGTGATCAGTATGCAGTCTGTGGTGCCTATGGTAATTGTAACAATACGAAATTGAGAGATGAGGCAGATTGTGGATGTTTAGGGGGGTATGTTCCGAAATCTCCAGAAAAATGGAAATTATCAGATTGGTCTGATGGATGTGTTCCAAGAACTCAATTTGATTGTAGAAATGGAACAGATATATTTGTTGAGTATTCAGCTATGAAATTGCCAGACACTCGGACCGCTTGGTTTAACCAGACTATGGGGCTTGTTGATTGTAAAAAGGAGTGCTTAAAAAACTGCTCTTGTACAGCTTACTCAAACATAGATATTAGACAAGGTGGAACTGGCTGCTTATTATGGTTCAATGAACTTCTTGATATCAGAGATTTTAAGGACACTGGACTTAAATTCTATGTAAGAACTTCTTCGTTAAATACAG AGGCAAATAGAAGTTCAACAGAAAAGAAGGGAGGAAGCAGCATTGTTATAATCATTGCTGTGTTGGTAGTGGTGGCAGTACTACTAGTCCTGATTGTGATTTTCCTCTGCAGAAGGAGGAATATCCGTAGAAGGAAGAGAAGGAGGCGAG GAAGATTAGCATTGAATCCACAAACTGAAACCGGGAATGACAATGAGAGCAAAGATCTGGAGTTACCATTGTTTGATTTCCAAACCATTGCTAATGCTACAAACAACTTTTCCTTGAACAATAAGCTGGGCGAGGGTGGTTTTGGGCCTGTCTACAAG GGTATTTTGGGCCACGAACAAGAAATAGCAGTCAAAAGACTTTCAAAGACATCCAGACAAGGGCTGGATGAGTTCAAGAACGAGGTTTCATGCATAGCAAAACTGCAGCACCGAAATCTTGTGAGACTTCTGGGATGCTGCATTGAGCACAATGAAATGATGTTGATATATGAGTACATGCCAAACAAGAGTTTAgatacattcattttcg ACAAAGAATTAAGCAAGGTACTTGATTGGCCCCAGCGCTACAACATTATAAAAGGCATCGCTAAGGGCCTTTTATATCTTCACCAAGACTCTAGGCTAAGAATCATACACAGAGATCTCAAAACCAGCAATGTTTTACTTGATCATGAAATGAGTccgaaaatttcagattttggcTTGGCAAGAACTTTTGGAGGGAATGAAACCGGAGTAAATACAGCGAAAGTAGTTGGCACATA CGGCTACATGTCACCAGAGTACGCCATTGATGGGTTTTTCTCAGTTAAATCAGACGCTTATAGCTTTGGTGTCGTCGTGCTAGAAATAGTAAGTGGAAACAAAATCAGAGGCTTCTACAATGCAGATAACAATCTCAATCTTCTTGGTCAG GCATGGAAAGTGTACAAAGAAGGCAACATTCTGGACCTAGTTGATGAGGCATTCAAGGAATCATGCAATAATTCAGAAGTTTCGCGAGCTGTACAAATCGGGTTATTATGTGTGCAACCATACCCGAAAGACAGACCGAATATGAGATTTGTTGTGTCCATGCTAGGCAATGACAATGAGCTGCCACAGCCAAAACAACAACCTGGTGTTTTTCATGACAGGAGGATGCAAGACTCTGATACTTCATCGAGTATGCAGGGATCTTCTACATCTAATGAATTGTCCATAACAGTTCTTAATCCTAGATAG
- the LOC108204350 gene encoding G-type lectin S-receptor-like serine/threonine-protein kinase At4g27290: protein MIASATNNFSERNKLGEGGFGPVYKGTLNDGQDIAVKRLSKTSKQGLNEFKNEVSCIAKLQHRNLVRLLGCCIEEGEMLLIYEYMPNKSLDSIIFDKELSKLLDWQQRYDVIKGIARGILYLHQDSRLRIIHRDLKSSNILLDVEMNPRISDFGMARSFGGSERETNTTRVVGTFGYMSPEYALDGMFSVKSDVYSFGVIVIEILSGMKMRGFYQSDPSLNLLGYAWKLYKDSNFLELVAEDIVENCSSSEALRVVQIGLLCVQPHPEDRPSMSTVVLMLCSEITLPEPRQPGFFTERIPLNSDSSTSNVHESSLSTGSCIKALVPR from the exons ATGATCGCCAGTGCCACTAATAATTTCTCCGAAAGAAATAAGCTTGGAGAGGGCGGCTTTGGACCTGTCTATAAG GGAACATTGAACGATGGACAAGATATAGCCGTAAAGAGGCTCTCGAAGACATCAAAACAAGGACTAAATGAGTTCAAGAATGAGGTTTCATGCATAGCCAAACTCCAGCACCGGAACCTTGTGAGGCTTCTAGGATGCTGcattgaagaaggagaaatgcTGTTAATATATGAATACATGCCCAACAAAAGTTTAGATTCCATCATTTTTG ACAAAGAACTAAGTAAGCTATTAGACTGGCAACAACGCTACGATGTCATTAAAGGCATTGCTAGAGGGATTCTTTATCTGCACCAGGACTCTAGGCTGAGAATCATTCATCGAGATCTCAAATCGAGCAATATATTGCTGGATGTTGAGATGAACCCGAGAATCTCAGACTTTGGAATGGCTAGAAGTTTTGGCGGAAGTGAAAGGGAAACGAATACCACAAGAGTGGTTGGAACATT CGGTTACATGTCTCCAGAGTATGCACTCGATGGAATGTTTTCGGTTAAATCTGATGTCTATAGCTTCGGTGTAATAGTCATAGAGATACTCAGCGGTATGAAAATGAGAGGTTTCTATCAATCAGATCCCAGCCTAAACCTTCTTGGTTAT GCATGGAAACTATACAAAGATAGCAATTTTCTGGAACTAGTTGCAGAGGACATCGTAGAAAACTGCAGTTCTTCGGAAGCTCTTCGTGTCGTCCAAATCGGATTATTGTGTGTTCAACCACATCCAGAAGACAGGCCAAGCATGTCAACGGTGGTGTTAATGCTATGTAGTGAAATCACACTTCCTGAGCCTAGACAGCCAGGGTTCTTCACAGAGAGGATACCTCTTAATTCAGATTCTTCAACTAGCAATGTCCATGAATCATCTTTATCCACTGGATCATGTATCAAAGCTTTAGTCCCGAGATAG
- the LOC108223667 gene encoding G-type lectin S-receptor-like serine/threonine-protein kinase At4g27290 — MLCNVLHCKKMLYECFYIMKQKSPLITGDETAVVLICFILIFILITTCDALNAISSNRIIQDGFSTIESAGGIFELGFFSPLRSKKRYLGIWYKKISIRTIIWVANRDAPLRDTSGIMRFDENGVLVLVDSTNSIKWSTNLLKSVASPVAELLDNGNFVVRNENDTRLKNIVWQSFDHPADNLLSGMRVGWDLQKGLYRYLSSWKSSEDPSLGTYKISLNLDGYPQVLLWKGSVLQFRFGPWDGIQFSGVSFDVPDTHFAVNFLIDPNKISFNLEIQNASTDTRVMLTPDGDIQVLRWINQTREWKIYLTAPRDDCDHYSVCGGYGNCNITRSLSGHAVCGCLKGYKPRYVEKWRVGEWSNGCIRKTQLACGSGDGFVKYSGLKLPDTQNSWFNHSLSHEECKSFCLKNCSCTAYAGLDVRKGGIGCMLWFSELLDIRDYSANGLDLYVKVAASELGKAT, encoded by the coding sequence ATGCTATGTAATGTGTTACATTGTAAGAAAATGTTGTATGAATGTTTTTACATTATGAAACAAAAAAGCCCCCTGATTACAGGGGACGAAACCGCTgttgttttaatttgttttattttgattttcatcTTGATAACCACCTGTGATGCACTAAACGCTATAAGCTCGAATCGAATCATCCAAGATGGATTTAGTACTATTGAGTCGGCTGGTGGGATATTTGAGTTGGGATTTTTCAGCCCACTGAGATCCAAGAAAAGATATTTGGGTATTTGGTACAAAAAAATATCGATCAGGACGATTATATGGGTTGCTAATAGGGATGCTCCACTTAGAGATACTTCAGGGATCATGAGGTTTGATGAAAATGGAGTTTTAGTACTAGTTGATAGTACTAATAGCATAAAGTGGTCTACAAATTTATTGAAATCTGTGGCAAGTCCGGTGGCAGAGCTATTAGATAATGGTAATTTTGTCGTTAGGAATGAAAATGACACTCGCCTTAAGAATATAGTGTGGCAAAGTTTTGATCACCCTGCAGATAATCTTCTCTCTGGCATGCGAGTTGGATGGGATTTGCAAAAAGGACTTTACAGGTACCTTTCATCCTGGAAAAGTTCCGAAGATCCTTCTCTTGGTACTTACAAGATAAGTTTGAATCTGGATGGATACCCCCAAGTGCTTTTGTGGAAAGGCTCAGTTTTGCAGTTCCGGTTTGGGCCATGGGATGGTATTCAGTTCAGTGGTGTCTCTTTTGATGTGCCTGATACACATTTTGCAGTGAACTTTTTAATTGATCCgaataaaatatcttttaacCTTGAAATTCAGAATGCTAGTACTGATACGAGGGTGATGTTAACTCCGGATGGAGATATACAAGTTCTTAGGTGGATTAATCAAACGAGGGAATGGAAGATTTATCTGACTGCACCAAGGGATGATTGTGACCATTATTCAGTATGTGGAGGTTATGGTAACTGTAACATAACACGATCTCTCTCGGGACATGCTGTGTGCGGGTGCTTGAAAGGATACAAGCCTAGGTACGTAGAAAAATGGAGAGTAGGAGAGTGGTCTAATGGATGCATCCGCAAGACTCAGCTAGCTTGTGGATCTGGAGATGGTTTTGTAAAGTATTCAGGGCTAAAGTTGCCAGACACGCAAAATTCATGGTTTAATCATAGTCTGAGTCACGAAGAATGTAAGAGCTTCTGCTTGAAGAATTGCTCTTGTACAGCTTATGCAGGTCTAGATGTTAGAAAAGGTGGAATTGGGTGCATGTTGTGGTTCAGTGAGCTGCTTGATATCAGAGACTACAGTGCAAATGGGCTAGACTTATATGTGAAAGTTGCTGCCTCAGAACTAGGTAAGGCAACTTAA
- the LOC108204348 gene encoding G-type lectin S-receptor-like serine/threonine-protein kinase At4g27290, translated as MDDLLCSSFVIFLIFINTCFAADILNVKQTLRDDGNSSLVSSGGDFELGFFSPGSSKNRYLGIWFKKVSNRTVVWVANREAPLLDTSGVLRIGANGNLELVNGRNSTMWFSNSTKSAKNEPVVAQLMDSSNLVIRHENDTDPEKYLWQSADHPTDHILSGMKLGWDLSRGLERYLTSWKSVSDPSPGNYTFRMYLEGYPQMKVADGSSSTTSFRFGPWDGIQFSGVSFNIPDLNFDLKLIVTDTEIYSKFDVNNNSRPVRFDLNPEGLIELLTWFDNFKNWTFSQYISVLYDQCDPYGLCGAFGSCDITRAQSGQSACECLGGFVPRSLEKWKLADWSGGCVRSAPLTCGSGEEFQKIPGLKLPDTQTSWFNRSMSLADCETECRKNCSCTAYSNVDIRQGGSGCMLWFGDLIDMRNYADNGLPLYVRTASQPAVNGSSSKKGGVKIIAIIIPTIIGLFVLLGLILIYVYRKRKLSSKGLATLKPTNDGGNEDQGQDLELPLVEFEEIAKATNNFSLNNKLGEGGFGPVYKGTLVDGQEIAVKRLSKTSNQGLHEFKNEVKCIAELQHRNLVRLLGCSIEDGEMLLIYEYMSNKSLDVFIFDKELSMSLDWPKRYNIINGIAKGLLYLHQDSRLRIIHRDLKAGNILLDHEMSPKISDFGLARSFADNESAANTIRVVGTYGYMAPEYAIEGLFSVKSDSYSFGVLVLEIVTGKKIRQFYNSKDNLNLLGHAWKLFNDGESLDLVDEAMLGSCSSSEVLRAIHIGLLCVQPYPQDRPNMTYVVSMLDSENELPKPKQPGFFTDNRVQQGSEYPSHHSESSVTNNDLSITVLEPR; from the exons ATGGATGATTTATTGTGCTccagttttgttattttcttgatttttataaACACTTGTTTTGCAGCTGACATCTTGAATGTGAAGCAAACACTGAGGGATGATGGCAACAGCAGTCTTGTTTCATCTGGTGGTGATTTCGAGCTTGGATTCTTCAGCCCCGGAAGCTCCAAGAATCGATATCTTGGCATATGGTTCAAGAAGGTCTCCAACAGGACTGTTGTTTGGGTTGCTAACAGAGAGGCTCCACTTCTTGACACTTCCGGGGTGCTCAGGATTGGTGCCAATGGAAATTTGGAACTTGTGAATGGTAGAAACAGCACAATGTGGTTTTCTAATTCGACAAAATCTGCGAAGAATGAGCCTGTGGTGGCACAACTAATGGATTCCTCAAACCTTGTGATCAGGCATGAAAATGACACTGACCCTGAGAAGTATCTGTGGCAAAGTGCTGATCACCCTACTGATCATATTTTGTCAGGCATGAAACTTGGATGGGATTTGAGTAGAGGGCTGGAACGATATCTTACATCGTGGAAAAGTGTTAGTGATCCTTCACCTGGGAATTACACTTTCAGAATGTACCTTGAAGGATATCCACAGATGAAAGTGGCTGATGGTTCTAGTTCTACCACAAGTTTCAGATTTGGACCATGGGATGGCATTCAGTTTAGTGGTGTGTCGTTTAATATCCCGGATCTCAATTTTGACTTGAAACTTATTGTGACGGATACTGAAATTTATTCCAAGTTTGATGTGAACAATAATTCCAGGCCTGTGAGGTTTGATCTGAATCCTGAAGGACTAATTGAGCTTCTAACTTGGTTTGACAATTTTAAGAATTGGACATTCAGTCAGTACATTAGTGTGCTTTATGATCAATGTGACCCTTATGGACTTTGTGGGGCATTTGGTAGTTGTGACATTACTCGAGCTCAATCAGGACAAAGTGCTTGTGAATGTTTAGGAGGATTCGTGCCTCGGTCTTTGGAAAAATGGAAACTTGCAGATTGGTCCGGTGGATGTGTTCGTTCAGCTCCATTAACTTGTGGAAGTGGAGAAGAATTCCAGAAGATTCCGGGCCTTAAATTGCCTGATACTCAGACTTCGTGGTTCAACCGAAGCATGAGCCTTGCTGATTGTGAGACCGAGTGCAGAAAGAACTGTTCTTGTACAGCTTACTCAAATGTGGATATTAGACAAGGCGGCTCTGGATGTATGCTATGGTTTGGTGATCTCATTGATATGAGAAATTACGCAGACAATGGCCTTCCTCTATATGTGAGAACTGCTTCTCAACCAG CTGTGAATGGGAGCTCAAGTAAAAAGGGAGGAGTGAAGATCATTGCCATTATCATTCCTACTATAATAGGATTGTTTGTACTGCTAGGCCTGATTCTGATATATGTATACAGGAAGAGAAAGCTGAGTAGTAAag gattagcaactctgaaaCCTACTAATGATGGTGGAAATGAAGATCAGGGTCAAGACCTGGAATTGCCATTGGTTGAATTTGAAGAAATTGCCAAGGCTACGAATAACTTTTCCCTAAACAATAAGCTCGGAGAGGGTGGTTTTGGCCCTGTCTACAAG GGAACTTTGGTTGATGGACAGGAAATAGCTGTAAAGAGACTCTCCAAGACTTCAAACCAAGGACTCCATGAGTTTAAGAATGAAGTGAAATGCATTGCCGAACTGCAACACAGAAATCTTGTGAGGCTTTTAGGATGTAGCATTGAGGATGGAGAAATGTTGTTGATCTACGAATACATGTCCAACAAAAGTTTAGATGTCTTCATTTTCG ACAAAGAGCTAAGCATGTCACTGGATTGGCCAAAGCGCTACAATATCATTAACGGCATTGCCAAGGGCCTACTGTATCTCCACCAGGACTCGAGACTAAGAATCATTCACAGAGATCTCAAAGCCGGTAACATTCTCCTCGATCATGAGATGAGTcctaaaatttcagattttggcCTGGCAAGAAGTTTTGCAGACAACGAAAGTGCAGCCAACACCATTCGCGTAGTTGGAACATA CGGCTACATGGCCCCAGAGTATGCTATCGAGGGACTATTCTCTGTCAAATCCGATTCCTACAGTTTTGGCGTCCTGGTCTTGGAGATAGTAACCGGGAAAAAAATAAGACAATTTTACAATTCCAAGGACAACCTTAACCTCCTCGGCCATGCATGGAAACTTTTCAATGATGGCGAATCCTTAGACCTTGTCGACGAGGCAATGTTGGGATCATGCAGTTCTTCAGAAGTTTTGCGAGCTATTCACATCGGATTGTTGTGTGTGCAGCCATATCCGCAAGACAGGCCAAACATGACATACGTTGTGTCGATGTTGGATAGTGAAAATGAGCTTCCTAAGCCAAAACAGCCAGGGTTTTTCACTGATAACAGAGTGCAACAGGGCTCAGAGTATCCGTCTCACCATAGTGAGTCAAGTGTAACAAATAATGATCTGAGTATTACAGTGTTGGAGCCTAGGTAG